One genomic window of Gavia stellata isolate bGavSte3 chromosome 7, bGavSte3.hap2, whole genome shotgun sequence includes the following:
- the DLL4 gene encoding delta-like protein 4 isoform X1: MTALRIFGLTFLLMILQQRVSGSGVFQLELHEFVNSRGSLASGEPCSPHCRTFFRVCLKHFQAVVSPGSCTFGSVITPVLGINSFSIKDTERFDSPIKLPFNFTWPGTFSLIIQAWHAPANYLPEGSRPPSEDWLISQMSIQRSLSVGEDWSQDVQSGPLTQLRYSYRVVCSENYYGESCSRLCKRRDDRFGHYVCEADGSLACLPGWTGEYCTEPICLSGCTEQNGYCNKPGECICRPGWQGRYCDECIPHIGCRHGTCKTQWQCICDEGWGGLFCDQDLNYCTHHRPCKNGATCMNTGQGSYTCACKPGFTGVDCEHEISECDSNPCRNGGSCTDMENGYHCLCPPGYYGTHCEHSALTCIDSPCFNGGTCLEKEQGASYTCVCPFGFTGSNCEKKVDRCTSNPCANDGNCFYLGQIRVCRCRAGFSGQKCEININDCARNPCSNGGTCQDLINDYTCTCLPGYSGRNCDIKTRDECASGPCENGGTCYSGLYSANFVCYCPSGFMGNRCELPVYPVPVTLPPKPVPWIAISMGVGLVALLILFCMIAMVIRQMRMHPEQDLETMNNLSDFQKDNLIPASQLKNTNKNKDLEVDCGLEKSNYKPKNHKLDYNLVKDLTSRGTQEDKYYKSEKCLGEKSPLRLHSEKPECRISAICSPRDSMYQSVFVITEERNECIIATEVSKYTGGQA; the protein is encoded by the exons ATGACAGCCTTGCGCATCTTTGGCTTGACGTTTCTGTTAATGATTTTGCAGCAG AGGGTGTCCGGCTCTGGCGTCTTCCAGCTGGAGCTGCACGAATTCGTGAACAGCCGCGGGTCCCTGGCCAGCGgggagccctgctccccccactGCAGGACCTTCTTTCGCGTGTGTCTGAAGCATTTTCAGGCAGTGGTCTCCCCGGGCTCCTGCACTTTCGGCAGCGTCATCACCCCCGTTCTGGGAATAAACTCCTTCAGCATCAAGGATACAGAGAGATTTGACAGCCCCATTAAGTTGCCCTTTAACTTCACGTGGCCG GGCACCTTCTCGCTGATCATCCAGGCCTGGCACGCGCCCGCCAACTACCTGCCGGAAG GCTCCCGGCCGCCCTCGGAGGACTGGCTCATCAGCCAGATGTCGATCCAGCGGTCGCTGTCGGTGGGCGAGGACTGGTCGCAGGACGTGCAGAGCGGCCCGCTGACCCAGCTGCGCTACTCCTACCGGGTGGTCTGCAGCGAGAACTACTACGGCGAGAGCTGCTCCCGCCTCTGCAAGCGCCGCGACGACCGCTTCGGACACTACGTCTGCGAGGCGGACGGCAGCCTGGCCTGCCTGCCCGGCTGGACCGGCGAGTACTGCACCGAGC CCATCTGTCTGTCGGGATGCACTGAACAGAACGGATATTGCAACAAGCCTGGAGAGTGCAT CTGTCGCCCCGGTTGGCAAGGCCGCTACTGCGATGAATGCATTCCCCATATAGGCTGCCGCCACGGGACTTGTAAAACACAATGGCAGTGCATATGCGATGAAGGATGGGGTGGCCTCTTCTGTGACCAAG ATCTGAACTACTGCACTCACCACAGACCATGCAAAAACGGAGCAACGTGCATGAACACCGGCCAGGGCAGCTATACGTGTGCATGCAAACCCGGCTTTACCGGTGTTGACTGCGAACATGAGATCAGCGAGTGTGACAGCAATCCCTGTAGGAATGGTGGTAGTTGCACG GATATGGAGAACGGTTATCACTGCCTGTGCCCCCCTGGCTACTATGGCACTCACTGTGAGCACAGCGCTTTGACGTGTATAGATTCTCCGTGCTTTAACGGCGGCACGTGCTTGGAAAAAGAACAAGGGGCCAGCTACACTTGCGTTTGCCCTTTCGGCTTCACAGGCtcaaactgtgaaaaaaaagtagacaGGTGCACAAGCAACCCGTGCGCAAACG acgGTAATTGCTTTTACCTTGGTCAGATTCGCGTGTGTCGTTGTCGGGCTGGTTTCTCTGGTCAGAAATGTGAGATAAACATCAATGATTGTGCCAGAAACCCATGTTCCAATGGGGGAACTTGTCAGGACCTGATCAACGATTACACCTGCACGTGCTTGCCAGGCTACAGTGGCAGGAACTGTGACATCAAAACCAGAGATGAATGCGCTTCTGGGCCGTGTGAGAATGGGGGCACATGCTACAGCGGACTTTATAGTGCCAACTTTGTCTGCTACTGTCCTTCTGGCTTCATGGGCAACCGTTGCGAATTGCCAGTTTATCCAGTGCCCGTTACGCTTCCTCCTAAACCAGTCCCCTGGATTGCCATATCCATGGGGGTGGGGCTGGTGGCGTTGCTCATACTGTTCTGCATGATAGCAATGGTCATCAGGCAGATGAGGATGCACCCAGAGCAGGACTTGGAGACAATGAACAACCTGTCTGACTTCCAGAAGGACAATCTCATTCCAGCTTCCCAGCTCAAAAAcaccaataaaaataaagacctTGAAGTGGACTGTGGGCTGGAGAAATCAAACTACAAACCCAAGAATCATAAACTGGACTACAATCTGGTAAAAGACCTGACAAGTAGAGGGACACAGGAAGATAAATATTACAAAAGTGAAAAGTGTTTAGGAGAAAAGTCTCCCCTCCGACTACACAG TGAAAAGCCGGAATGTAGGATATCAGCGATATGCTCTCCGAGGGATTCAATGTACCAGTCCGTCTTTGTGAtaacagaagaaaggaatgaGTGCATCATAGCTACAGAGGTAAGTAAGTACACGGGTGGACAGGCATAA
- the DLL4 gene encoding delta-like protein 4 isoform X2, protein MTALRIFGLTFLLMILQQRVSGSGVFQLELHEFVNSRGSLASGEPCSPHCRTFFRVCLKHFQAVVSPGSCTFGSVITPVLGINSFSIKDTERFDSPIKLPFNFTWPGTFSLIIQAWHAPANYLPEGSRPPSEDWLISQMSIQRSLSVGEDWSQDVQSGPLTQLRYSYRVVCSENYYGESCSRLCKRRDDRFGHYVCEADGSLACLPGWTGEYCTEPICLSGCTEQNGYCNKPGECICRPGWQGRYCDECIPHIGCRHGTCKTQWQCICDEGWGGLFCDQDLNYCTHHRPCKNGATCMNTGQGSYTCACKPGFTGVDCEHEISECDSNPCRNGGSCTDMENGYHCLCPPGYYGTHCEHSALTCIDSPCFNGGTCLEKEQGASYTCVCPFGFTGSNCEKKVDRCTSNPCANDGNCFYLGQIRVCRCRAGFSGQKCEININDCARNPCSNGGTCQDLINDYTCTCLPGYSGRNCDIKTRDECASGPCENGGTCYSGLYSANFVCYCPSGFMGNRCELPVYPVPVTLPPKPVPWIAISMGVGLVALLILFCMIAMVIRQMRMHPEQDLETMNNLSDFQKDNLIPASQLKNTNKNKDLEVDCGLEKSNYKPKNHKLDYNLVKDLTSRGTQEDKYYKSEKCLGEKSPLRLHSEKPECRISAICSPRDSMYQSVFVITEERNECIIATEV, encoded by the exons ATGACAGCCTTGCGCATCTTTGGCTTGACGTTTCTGTTAATGATTTTGCAGCAG AGGGTGTCCGGCTCTGGCGTCTTCCAGCTGGAGCTGCACGAATTCGTGAACAGCCGCGGGTCCCTGGCCAGCGgggagccctgctccccccactGCAGGACCTTCTTTCGCGTGTGTCTGAAGCATTTTCAGGCAGTGGTCTCCCCGGGCTCCTGCACTTTCGGCAGCGTCATCACCCCCGTTCTGGGAATAAACTCCTTCAGCATCAAGGATACAGAGAGATTTGACAGCCCCATTAAGTTGCCCTTTAACTTCACGTGGCCG GGCACCTTCTCGCTGATCATCCAGGCCTGGCACGCGCCCGCCAACTACCTGCCGGAAG GCTCCCGGCCGCCCTCGGAGGACTGGCTCATCAGCCAGATGTCGATCCAGCGGTCGCTGTCGGTGGGCGAGGACTGGTCGCAGGACGTGCAGAGCGGCCCGCTGACCCAGCTGCGCTACTCCTACCGGGTGGTCTGCAGCGAGAACTACTACGGCGAGAGCTGCTCCCGCCTCTGCAAGCGCCGCGACGACCGCTTCGGACACTACGTCTGCGAGGCGGACGGCAGCCTGGCCTGCCTGCCCGGCTGGACCGGCGAGTACTGCACCGAGC CCATCTGTCTGTCGGGATGCACTGAACAGAACGGATATTGCAACAAGCCTGGAGAGTGCAT CTGTCGCCCCGGTTGGCAAGGCCGCTACTGCGATGAATGCATTCCCCATATAGGCTGCCGCCACGGGACTTGTAAAACACAATGGCAGTGCATATGCGATGAAGGATGGGGTGGCCTCTTCTGTGACCAAG ATCTGAACTACTGCACTCACCACAGACCATGCAAAAACGGAGCAACGTGCATGAACACCGGCCAGGGCAGCTATACGTGTGCATGCAAACCCGGCTTTACCGGTGTTGACTGCGAACATGAGATCAGCGAGTGTGACAGCAATCCCTGTAGGAATGGTGGTAGTTGCACG GATATGGAGAACGGTTATCACTGCCTGTGCCCCCCTGGCTACTATGGCACTCACTGTGAGCACAGCGCTTTGACGTGTATAGATTCTCCGTGCTTTAACGGCGGCACGTGCTTGGAAAAAGAACAAGGGGCCAGCTACACTTGCGTTTGCCCTTTCGGCTTCACAGGCtcaaactgtgaaaaaaaagtagacaGGTGCACAAGCAACCCGTGCGCAAACG acgGTAATTGCTTTTACCTTGGTCAGATTCGCGTGTGTCGTTGTCGGGCTGGTTTCTCTGGTCAGAAATGTGAGATAAACATCAATGATTGTGCCAGAAACCCATGTTCCAATGGGGGAACTTGTCAGGACCTGATCAACGATTACACCTGCACGTGCTTGCCAGGCTACAGTGGCAGGAACTGTGACATCAAAACCAGAGATGAATGCGCTTCTGGGCCGTGTGAGAATGGGGGCACATGCTACAGCGGACTTTATAGTGCCAACTTTGTCTGCTACTGTCCTTCTGGCTTCATGGGCAACCGTTGCGAATTGCCAGTTTATCCAGTGCCCGTTACGCTTCCTCCTAAACCAGTCCCCTGGATTGCCATATCCATGGGGGTGGGGCTGGTGGCGTTGCTCATACTGTTCTGCATGATAGCAATGGTCATCAGGCAGATGAGGATGCACCCAGAGCAGGACTTGGAGACAATGAACAACCTGTCTGACTTCCAGAAGGACAATCTCATTCCAGCTTCCCAGCTCAAAAAcaccaataaaaataaagacctTGAAGTGGACTGTGGGCTGGAGAAATCAAACTACAAACCCAAGAATCATAAACTGGACTACAATCTGGTAAAAGACCTGACAAGTAGAGGGACACAGGAAGATAAATATTACAAAAGTGAAAAGTGTTTAGGAGAAAAGTCTCCCCTCCGACTACACAG TGAAAAGCCGGAATGTAGGATATCAGCGATATGCTCTCCGAGGGATTCAATGTACCAGTCCGTCTTTGTGAtaacagaagaaaggaatgaGTGCATCATAGCTACAGAG